From the genome of Glycine max cultivar Williams 82 chromosome 2, Glycine_max_v4.0, whole genome shotgun sequence, one region includes:
- the LOC100817643 gene encoding WEB family protein At5g55860, translating to MVAKIRQSAANSPNPTKPVVGEIDTSPPFQSVKDAVSLFGEGAFSGETPPNAPIKKAKSYFAESVWAKERQLHLAQKDLKKLKEQLKNAETTKAQVLVELEKAKRVVEDLSQKLKVLSESRESAIQATEASKSQAKQLKEEKCGDPDGTNHAWKEELETAVNNFASVITELDVAKQELSKIRQGYDLSLEARVSALKQTAEAEDAMKANMERACEVSKEILVVQESVEKMNAESVQAHQLQEETLAGQKVLRQSYEAILEESKKKLLDLKKEFNPELIKNLEVQLTETMIEIGVLQKQIENKKTSDLDSLRSVTQDLGDAKESLQRVTGQEDTLRSMVEALGMELENVKREHSELKEKESKTESIVENLQVELWKSEFELEAYLAGESKARGASEEMILTLKQLFSETENARREIEDMKNETAELKMEAAVTKLVLEDAETKLRVAVEEVEAANAAEASALDQIKVLSMRTSPSHSSPSEPGARITISREEFESLVHKVEESDKLADIKVAAATAQVEAAKASENEVLKRLEETQKEIEDMKSETQAALKRAEMAEAAKRAVEGELRKWREREQKKAAEAASQILAETLISPELSPQHYRIQIQNSPPNRVEMKKLEKGKVSVSKKVLLHNISGIFHRKRNHVEGESSS from the exons ATGGTAGCCAAAATCAGGCAAAGTGCTGCTAACTCTCCAAATCCAACAAAACCAGTGGTTGGAGAGATTGACACCAGTCCACCTTTTCAATCTGTTAAAGATGCTGTTTCTCTATTTGGTGAAGGTGCTTTCTCTGGTGAAACACCTCCCAATGCTCCCATTAAGAAGGCCAAATCTTATTTTGCTGAG AGTGTTTGGGCAAAGGAGAGACAACTTCACTTAGCCCAGAAAGAtctgaaaaaattaaaggaacaaCTAAAGAATGCAGAAACTACCAAAGCTCAAGTCCTGGTGGAGCTTGAAAAGGCTAAAAGAGTGGTTGAGGATCTCTCACAAAAGCTTAAAGTTCTCAGTGAATCCAGAGAATCAGCAATTCAGGCAACGGAAGCTTCAAAAAGTCAAGCAAAACAgcttaaagaagaaaaatgtggTGATCCTGATGGAACCAATCATGCTTGGAAAGAAGAGTTAGAAACTGCCGTTAATAATTTTGCATCTGTAATTACAGAACTTGATGTTGCAAAGCAAGAACTGAGTAAAATTCGTCAGGGGTATGATTTATCCTTGGAAGCAAGAGTTTCTGCTCTCAAGCAAACAGCAGAAGCTGAAGATGCAATGAAGGCAAACATGGAAAGAGCATGTGAGGTATCTAAAGAAATTTTGGTTGTGCAGGAATCAGTTGAGAAAATGAATGCTGAATCTGTCCAAGCACATCAACTGCAAGAAGAGACATTAGCCGGACAAAAAGTTCTTAGACAATCATATGAAGCCATCCTTGAAGAATCAAAAAAGAAGTTGCTTGATTTAAAGAAGGAATTTAATCCAGAGCTTATAAAAAATCTTGAAGTGCAGCTCACTGAGACAATGATTGAAATTGGGGTTTTGCAAAagcaaattgaaaacaaaaagacaTCAGACTTGGACTCTTTGAGAAGTGTCACTCAGGATCTTGGTGATGCTAAGGAATCACTGCAGAGAGTAACAGGACAGGAAGACACCCTTAGAAGCATGGTGGAAGCTCTTGGGATGGAGCTGGAGAATGTAAAAAGAGAACACTCTGAATTGAAGGAGAAAGAATCCAAAACTGAATCCATTGTTGAGAATCTGCAGGTAGAGCTCTGGAAAAGCGAGTTTGAACTTGAAGCCTACTTGGCAGGAGAATCTAAAGCTAGAGGCGCATCAGAGGAAATGATCTTGACATTGAAACAGTTGTTTTCTGAAACTGAAAATGCAAGGAGGGAAATAGAAGATATGAAAAATGAGACTGCAGAATTGAAGATGGAAGCTGCAGTCACTAAACTTGTGTTAGAAGATGCAGAAACAAAGCTTAGAGTAGCGGTGGAAGAAGTGGAAGCAGCTAATGCAGCAGAGGCAAGTGCTCTTGATCAGATTAAGGTCTTATCTATGAGAACTAGTCCTTCTCATTCATCACCTTCTGAACCTGGTGCAAGAATTACAATCTCAAGAGAGGAGTTTGAATCCTTAGTTCATAAGGTTGAGGAGTCTGATAAATTAGCAGATATCAAAGTGGCTGCTGCCACAGCACAGGTTGAAGCTGCAAAGGCCAGCGAAAATGAAGTTCTAAAGAGGTTAGAGGAAACTCAAAAGGAAATTGAGGATATGAAGAGTGAAACACAGGCAGCGTTGAAAAGGGCTGAAATGGCTGAAGCAGCAAAGAGGGCTGTGGAGGGTGAGCTCAGAAAGTGGCGCGAACGAGAGCAGAAGAAAGCAGCAGAAGCTGCATCTCAAATATTGGCTGAGACACTGATATCCCCAGAACTATCTCCTCAGCACTATAGGATTCAAATTCAGAATTCACCTCCAAACAGGGTGGAGATGAAGAAGTTAGAAAAGGGGAAGGTGTCAGTTTCAAAGAAAGTTCTCTTGCATAATATCAGTGGCATCTTTCACAGGAAAAGGAACCATGTTGAGGGAGAATCTTCTTCTTAG
- the LOC100780395 gene encoding uncharacterized protein — translation MASNREREEALTFTIPSSSSHSSPITVSDQLDSYLADPRSASGSFQNDGLLSAGEAAAAADPDFGFSRPDFRQSPLAGTVEFYQRHVFLCYKNPRVWPPRIEAAEFDRLPRLLHAAVVARKSHMKKETRLTICEGHDGTETSNGDVLIFPDMVRYRRLTHFDVETFVEEVLVKDGEWLPGTPEALRGSYVFVCSHGSRDRRCGVCGPVLVSRFREEIELHCLQGKVFVSPCSHIGASQYAGNVIVFGPIMNGEVTGHWYGYVTPDDVPSLLQHHIIKGEILDPLWRGQMGLSVDEQKKKQEQRLLLNDLRNLEDNTQDFVSCCQSSGVGCCQSNGGDSFFRQNHVLLERRMDPDVIESEAKLSADSKSSETVISRINSGKGASRKFLSMTTWLDGWEQEDTYAALAVVCAAVSVAIAYNCYKQLR, via the exons ATGGCTAGtaacagagagagagaagaagcgCTGACATTTACAATCCCTTCGTCCTCTTCCCATTCTTCCCCCATCACCGTCTCCGACCAACTAGACAGTTACCTCGCTGACCCCAGAAGCGCCTCCGGAAGCTTCCAGAACGACGGCCTTCTCTCCGCCGGAGaagccgccgccgccgccgatCCCGACTTCGGTTTCTCCCGCCCCGATTTCCGCCAGAGCCCCCTTGCTGGCACCGTGGAGTTCTACCAACGCCACGTCTTCCTTTGCTACAAGAACCCTCGCGTCTGGCCACCGCGCATAGAAGCCGCCGAGTTCGACCGCTTGCCAAGGTTGCTCCATGCCGCCGTTGTTGCAAGGAAGAGTCACATGAAAAAGGAG ACTCGGTTAACGATATGTGAGGGTCATGATGGGACTGAGACATCTAATGGGGATGTGTTGATCTTTCCTGACATGGTTAGATACAG GAGATTAACGCATTTTGATGTTGAAACGTTTGTTGAGGAGGTTCTTGTGAAGGATGGGGAATGGCTTCCCGGAACGCCTGAGGCGTTGAGAGGTTCGTATGTTTTTGTGTGTTCGCATGGATCCCGTGATCGCAGATGTGGGGTTTGTGGACCTGTTTTGGTCAGTAGATTCAGGGAGGAGATAGAGTTGCATTGTCTTCAAGGGAAAGTGTTTGTAAGCCCATGTTCACACATTGGAGCAAGTCAGTATGCAGGAAATGTCATTGTATTTGGACCTATCATGAATGGAGAAGTCACTGGCCACTG gTATGGCTATGTTACCCCGGATGATGTACCTTCATTGCTTCAACATCATATCATAAAAGGGGAGATTTTAGATCCATTATGGAG GGGTCAGATGGGTTTATCAGTAGATGAACAGAAGAAAAAGCAAGAACAGCGGCTTCTGCtgaatgacttaagaaacttaGAAGACAACACTCAAGATTTTGTTAGCTGCTGCCAATCAAGTGGAGTTGGCTGCTGCCAATCTAACGGAGGAGACTCTTTTTTCCGTCAGAATCATGTGTTATTGGAAAGGAGAATGGACCCCGATGTTATTGAGTCAGAGGCAAAGCTCTCAGCAGATAGTAAGAGCAGTGAGACTGTGATTTCTCGGATCAATAGTGGTAAAGGAGCTTCACGCAAGTTTCTATCCATGACAACTTGGCTGGATGGCTGGGAGCAAGAAGATACTTATGCAGCTCTTGCTGTTGTCTGTGCTGCTGTGTCAGTTGCCATTGCCTATAACTGCTACAAACAACTGAGATAA
- the LOC100780934 gene encoding Red chlorophyll catabolite reductase, chloroplastic-like, which produces MMEVMICENFRYSPLSILSSSPSPRCHLSVPSSSLRIKPSSSSSSSSSVSCSLMENQETQRSKFMDFPFVSSAQKNLMVDLVSTLENRFHSQLLPCTLPSDVQYYQSQTATAQASLHIRPAHNDSQIDFVLGSWVHSELPTGGSLDITSLSAYLNSSTDAPNFVFEMIRSSPTMLVLILDLPPRKDLVLWPDDLKTFYEDTQLDKHRQALDRVPEVQPYFSSSLYIRTVSSPTAIMVRILTENGGVERMEEIIRDHLDPISKQVLGIWLDHCACAKRQVGEAERAYLKKRDGLIRNKTIEIDLGSSFPRLFGPEVANRVLDAIKEYFTV; this is translated from the exons ATGATGGAAGTGATGATCTGTGAGAATTTCCGGTATTCACCACTCTCCATcttatcttcttctccttcacctCGTTGCCATCTCTCTGTTCCATCTTCTTCTTTGAGGATTAaaccttcttcttcatcttcatcatcatcatctgtgTCTTGTTCTCTCATGGAGAATCAGGAGACCCAACGCAGCAAATTCATGGACTTTCCGTTCGTTTCATCTGCCCAGAAGAACCTCATGGTTGATCTCGTTTCAACACTTGAGAATCGCTTTCACTCTCAGCTTCTTCCTTGCACACTCCCCTCTGATGTTCAGTATTACCAAAGCCAAACTGCCACTGCCCAAGCTTCCCTTCATATTAGACCAGCTCATAATGACTCCCAG ATAGATTTTGTGTTGGGAAGCTGGGTGCATTCAGAGCTACCAACAGGAGGGTCCTTAGATATAACAAGTCTTTCAGCCTATCTCAACAGCTCAACTGATGCgccaaattttgtgtttgaaatgATCCGCAGTAGTCCAACAATGCTAGTTCTCATTCTTGATTTGCCTCCCAGGAAAGACCTTGTGCTTTGGCCTGATGACCTCAAAACTTTCTATGAGGACACTCAACTAGACAAACATCGGCAAGCTCTGGACAGAGTTCCAGAGGTTCAACCATACTTCTCTTCTTCCCTTTACATCCGCACTGTTTCCTCTCCTACAGCCATAATGGTTCGCATTCTGACGGAAAATGGCGGAGTGGAACGCATGGAGGAGATCATCAGGGACCATTTGGACCCCATTTCAAAGCAAGTGTTGGGGATCTGGTTGGATCATTGTGCTTGTGCCAAGCGACAAGTTGGAGAGGCAGAAAGAGCTTATCTTAAGAAAAGGGATGGTCTCATTAGAAACAAGACCATTGAGATTGATCTTGGTTCAAGCTTTCCCAGATTGTTTGGTCCAGAAGTAGCAAACCGGGTACTGGATGCTATCAAGGAGTATTTTACAGTCTGA
- the LOC100781469 gene encoding oligopeptide transporter 1: MAGVVDNHQHDSELDIPDESDEVDDSPIEQVRLTVPTTDDPTQAALTFRTWTLGLASCIILSFVNQFFGYRTNPLSISSVSAQIVSLPVGKLMAATLPTKPIRVPLTKWSFSLNPGPFNVKEHALITIFASAGSSGVYAINIITIVKAFYHRNIHPLAAFLLALSTQMLGYGWAGIFRRFLVDSPYMWWPSNLVQVSLFRAFHEKEKRPKGGNTRLQFFFLVFVSSFAYYVIPAYFFQAITTISFVCLIWKNSITAQQIGSGMRGLGIGSFGLDWNTVAGFLGSPLAVPGFAIINILVGFVLFMYVLVPISYWNNLYDAKKFPIISSHTFDSSGATYNVTRVLNAKTFDIDMDSYKNYSKLYLSITFAYDYGLSFATLTATIAHVALFHGKMILQLWKKTRSALKGQEAGDVHTRIMKRNYEQVPEWWFVSILLLMIVVALITCEGFGKQLQLPWWGVLMSLVIALVFTLPIGVIQATTNMQVGLNVITELIIGYIYPGRPLANVAFKTYGYISMSQALGFLQDFKLGHYMKIPPKSMFAVQLVGTIVASGVYFGTAWWLLTTIPDICDDANLPAGSPWTCPGDEVFYNASIIWGIVGPQRMFTKDGIYPGMNWFFLIGLLAPVPVWMLSRKFPNHKWIELINMPLIIAGSGGIPPARSVNYITWGMVGILFNFYVYNKFKAWWARHNYILSAALDAGVAFMGVILYFALQYYDIFGPTWWGQDADDHCPLAKCPTAPGIISHGCPVL, translated from the exons ATGGCTGGAGTAGTCGACAATCATCAGCACGACTCAGAACTTGACATACCTG ATGAAAGTGATGAGGTGGATGACTCTCCTATTGAGCAAGTGAGGCTGACAGTTCCAACAACGGACGACCCTACACAGGCAGCACTGACATTCAGAACATGGACTCTGGGGTTGGCCTCATGCATCATCCTCTCTTTTGTGAACCAATTCTTCGGCTACAGAACCAACCCTCTCTCCATTTCCTCCGTCTCTGCACAGATTGTGTCTCTCCCAGTTGGGAAACTCATGGCAGCAACACTTCCCACCAAACCAATACGTGTACCGTTGACCAAGTGGTCTTTCTCCTTGAACCCTGGCCCCTTCAATGTCAAGGAACATGCACTCATCACCATCTTTGCCAGCGCTGGATCCAGTGGTGTTTATGCCATCAACATTATCACTATTGTTAAGGCTTTCTACCACAGGAATATCCATCCACTTGCCGCTTTTCTCTTGGCACTTTCCACCCAG ATGCTTGGTTATGGATGGGCTGGGATTTTCAGGAGATTCCTTGTGGATTCCCCGTACATGTGGTGGCCTTCAAACCTTGTCCAAGTGTCTCTATTCAg GGCATTTCATGAAAAGGAGAAAAGGCCTAAAGGAGGAAACACAAGGCTGCAATTCTTTTTCCTGGTGTTTGTATCAAGCTTTGCCTATTACGTTATTCCAGCTTACTTTTTCCAAGCAATAACAACAATCTCCTTTGTTTGCTTGATTTGGAAAAACTCCATCACTGCTCAACAAATTGGTTCGGGCATGAGAGGCCTTGGCATTGGTTCATTTGGCTTGGACTGGAACACTGTGGCTGGCTTCTTGGGGAGTCCTTTGGCTGTTCCTGGCTTTGCCATCATCAACATTCTGGTTGGATTTGTGCTGTTCATGTATGTTCTGGTTCCCATCTCCTATTGGAACAACTTGTATGATGCCAAGAAGTTCCCCATCATCAGTTCTCACACATTTGATTCCTCCGGTGCAACATATAACGTCACTCGTGTTTTGAATGCTAAAACTTTTGACATTGATATGGATAGTTATAAAAATTACAGCAAGCTCTATCTCAGTATCACATTTGCATACGACTATGGATTGAGCTTTGCAACTCTGACTGCTACTATTGCGCATGTTGCACTCTTCCATGGAAA AATGATTCTTCAGCTGTGGAAGAAGACAAGATCAGCACTAAAAGGACAAGAAGCTGGAGATGTGCACACGAGAATTATGAAGAGAAACTATGAACAAGTACCAGAATGGTGGTTTGTCAGCATTTTGCTTCTAATGATTGTTGTAGCCTTGATAACTTGTGAAGGCTTTGGCAAGCAGCTCCAATTGCCATGGTGGGGAGTCCTAATGTCTCTAGTAATTGCGTTAGTTTTCACTTTGCCAATTGGTGTCATTCAAGCAACAACAAACATG CAAGTCGGACTCAACGTGATTACAGAGTTAATAATTGGGTACATTTACCCAGGAAGGCCACTTGCAAATGTAGCCTTCAAGACCTACGGGTACATCAGCATGTCACAGGCACTCGGGTTCCTTCAAGACTTCAAATTAGGCCACTATATGAAAATTCCTCCAAAATCTATGTTCGCGGTGCAGTTGGTAGGCACCATAGTTGCTTCAGGTGTGTACTTTGGCACAGCATGGTGGCTTCTGACGACTATTCCAGACATATGTGATGATGCAAACTTGCCAGCAGGTAGTCCATGGACATGTCCTGGTGACGAAGTGTTTTACAATGCTTCAATAATATGGGGAATAGTAGGACCACAAAGAATGTTTACCAAGGATGGGATTTACCCTGGGATGAATTGGTTTTTCCTCATTGGTCTACTTGCTCCTGTTCCAGTTTGGATGCTTTCTCGCAAATTCCCCAATCACAAGTGGATTGAGCTCATAAACATGCCCTTAATAATAGCTGGTAGTGGTGGCATCCCACCAGCCAGATCCGTCAACTACATTACTTGGGGAATGGTGGGAATCTTGTTCAATTTCTACGTTTACAATAAGTTCAAGGCATGGTGGGCTAGACACAATTACATCCTCTCAGCTGCTTTAGATGCTGGTGTTGCTTTCATGGGTGTCATTCTCTATTTTGCCCTTcaatattatgatatttttggtCCAACATGGTGGGGTCAAGATGCTGATGACCACTGTCCTTTGGCCAAATGCCCCACAGCTCCGGGCATAATTTCTCATGGATGTCCTGTTCTCTGA